CGGCGGACGGGATCGTGTGCGTGAGGCTGGGGCTTTGGGCGGCGAGGCTGGTTGCGGTGATCCCCCAAAGCACCAAGGCGCGCCAAGCGCGCACTCCAGTAGCGCAGGTTTTCAACCTGCCGTATCGCCGATTTGGAATCGGCACCGGACCGGCAAATCTTGCTGACTGCAAATCTGTCGGAAGCGCGCGGAATGCAGTTCTGCGAAGCAGCATCCAAGGTATTGATTCTATTGGTCGAAATTGTGTTTGTCCCATCTTCACTTTGTGTAGCGCAGCACTTCGCTATGGGGCTGATTATCGACGTTCCAAAGTCGCAGGTCCTTATCCTGTTTGCTGAAGAACAAAGTCTGGACCTTCAGGCCCTCGACATGCCCGTCGCAAAAGACTACGCTCAAGCGCCTGCGATGACGCTTCCACCCAGTCGGTCGGCCGCCTTCATCGCTAGATATCGCAGCCAAACTTCCGGTAAGATCCCCAACCCCGCCTTCGCGTACGATGTACCCTAGCGTGTCATAGAGGTCTCGCTTCAAATTAATAGGAGAGCGCTGCCCGAATTCGTACGCGTCGCCAAAGGCAATCATCTCCCCTGGGGAGATCACGAAGGATTCAGAAACTGGATTCGGAAACAATGGACCTAATTTTGCCCTATAGACCCCAGCCCCACCTAACCCGGTGGGCGCTCTTTCTGCATCCCTGTTCCCATTGCCCACAGTCCCGTTCAAACTAATTCCCGAAGAGTTGTAGCCATAACTGCCGCCGGAACCGTGCCACTTCCGGCGCGTGTCAGACGGGCAGACGAACACGCTCGGGGGCCAAATTACAAACTCTCTATTGTCAGTCCACCTGCGGTTCACGACCGGCTGATCCAAGTAACCATTAACAGATTTGGACCAATGCCGCCAAGGGCCTCCGGGTTCCGTCCTTGGGTAAAAGCCTTTGTCGTCAACATACATTCGTAGGGCGAGTCCCAGTTTCCTGGTGTTGGACTTGCATTTCACGAAGTACGCGCTGCCTTTAGCTCCTGATAGCGCTGGCAATAGCAGCGACGCCAAAACTCCAAGGATTGCGATCGCCACGAGCAATTCGGGTAAGGTGAAAGCCAGGCAAGAACTGCCCTTCAGTTTGGCTGTTGATCTCATGTCGCAGGGCAAAGCGCTGGCATGATTGAAAATCTGCGCTGCGAGCAACTTCCTCACGCAAGCACGCCCATGACCGGGTTGCCTTCGGAAATGTGCACGGGCCGATTGCCCACGGCGCGCACTTCGGTGTGCGGGTCGATGCCGAGCAGGTAAAACACGGTCGCCGACAGATCATCCGGGCGCACCAGATTCTCCGCCGGATACGCGCCGTGTTTGTCCGACGCGCCGTACACGAAGCCGCGCTTCACGCCCCCTCCCGCCAGCAGCGCGGTGTAACACTGCGGCCAGTGATCGCGGCTGATGTTGGCATTGACCTTGGGCGTGCGGCCGAACTCGCCTACCCACAGCACGAGCGTCGAATCGAGCAGCCCGCGCTGGTCCAAATCCTCCAGCAGCGTCGGCAGCGTTTGATCCGTGATCGGCAAGTGCCGCTTCTCGATAATCGGGAACATCCGCGTGTTGTTGAAGCCGTGCGTGTCCCATCCGCCATTGGTCGTGCTCTGGCCGCCGATGCTGTCGGAAAAATAAACCGTGACGAACTTCACGCCTGCTTCCACCAACCGCCGCGCCAGCAGACAGCTTTGCCCGTAGGTGTGCCGGCCGTAGCCGTCCCGCACTTTATCGGGTTCCGCGGACAAATTGAACGCCTCACGCAGCTTCGTGGAGTGCAGCATCGCCAGCGCTTTCTGATAATAGTCATCGAGCCCCTGGGCCGTCGCCGAGTACTCCAGCAATCTCGATTGCGCGTCGATGACCTTCTGGAGTTCGCGCCGTTGCGCCAGGCGCTCGTAGCTCAGGTTCGCTGGCAAGGTCAATTCCGGCAGGCTGAAGTCCGGGCTGTTCGGATCCTGAGTGAACAAGAACGGATCGTGAACTTTGCCCAAAAAGCTGGCGTGCTGGCCCGGCGTCACCGATCCATCCCGGATCACGTAGGGATAAGCGACAAACGTGGGCACCGCTCCACTGACCGGGGCGAGCTGATCCACCACCGAACCGTACGCGGGAAACAACTCGATGGAATCCTTCAAGCGAATGTCATCCACCGGCGGCGCGTGGCCCGTCAGCGCGTAATACGACGCCGAATTGTGGTTCTTCATCGTGTGGTGCATGCTGCGGATCAGCGTCACTTTGTCCATGACCTTGGCCATGCGCGGCAGGCGCTCGGCGACCTGGATGCCCGGCACGTTGCTCGCCATCGGCTTGTGCAGCCCGCGAATGCCTTCGGGCGCCTCCGGTTTCATATCGAAGGTTTCCAGATGGCTCGGCCCGCCGAACTGGTACAGGAAGATGACGGACTTGGCGCGCGCCGGCGGCCCTTTCTTCATCGCTTCCGCACGCAGCAAGCCCGGCATCGTCAAGCCGAGCATGCCAAGTCCGCCGACTTTCAAGGCGTGCCGGCGGGAAAGGCGCGAGGCGTGGAATCCGGGGCAGGCGAAGGAGTGAATTGGCTTACTCATAGGCTGTTATCACTTTCTCAACACAAACTCTTTCGCGTTCAGCAAACCCCACAACAAATCCTCCAACGCCGCGCGCCGGTCCTTTGCGGCGTCCAGGTGCTTCTGCGCCCTCTCTAACTCCGTCGCGCCGGGCGCCCGCGTCAGGGCCGTCCAATAAAGCTCGTCGATCATTTCTGCATCGGATTTGCCCGAAGCCAGCAGCGCAGTCAGCCGGTTCTCGCTGTTCGTCAGCAGATCATTCACCGTCGGACCGCTGATCATCTGGAAAGCCTGGCTCATGGTCGTCTCGGTGGAACGCTCGCACTCGCAGGTCAGCAGCCTCTGAGGCTTCCCGAAGACGATCAGGAACTGGTCGTTCCCTTTCGGCCCTCCGCGCTGTCCGCGCACCCGTTCAGGCCGCGCGCCGGGCAATTCCGCCGCGCGCATTCCCGCGGGATAACCCTGAAACTTCGAAGGCACGCCCGCCACCTGAGTCTGGCAATCCATCATCTGTTCCGCGCTCAGCCGCCGCACGAGCGCGCGCGAATAATTCATTTCGTCCTCGCGGTTGGTTTCGTTCGGTTCGCTCGACAACTGGTAAGTGCGCGAGTTCATGATCAGCCGGATGACGTGGCGCAGATCGAAATCATGCGCGATGAAATCCCTGGCCAGCGCCTCCAGCAATTCCGCGTGCGAAGCGGGGTTGGTGGCGCGAAAATCATCGATCGGATCGACGATGCCCCGGCCCATCAAATGAAACCAGATGCGGTTGACCTGGGCGCGGGCGAAAAACGGATTCTCCGGGGCAGTCATCCAGGCGGCCAGTTCGTCCAAGGCGTCGGAGCCCGGGTCGTAATTCGTCAAACGTGAAACGTAATCTGGTTCGTGCGTCGTGGTTCCCAGCATGTGCGGAGAGGCGGGTTTGCCGGTGCGCGGGTTTTTCACTTCGCCTTTGCGCGCGACGAACACGATTTGCTCGCCTTTGAATTCGTGCGAGTCGTTGCTGTCCTGGCGGCGGTTCTCCAGAACCTTGTATTGGACGCGCGAGAACAGCGCCGTCCAGTTGTAGTAATCATCCTGAGTCCAGCGATCGAACGGATGGTTGTGGCACTGGGCGCATTGCAGCCGCGTGCCCAAGAACACCTGCGCCGTCGCTTCGGCCCGGCTCACGGGGTCGCGGTTTGCCCGGTAGTAATTCGCGGCGGGACTGGCGTAGGTGCTGCCACGCGTGGCGATCAATTCCCGGACGAACTGGTTCATCGGCTTGCCCTCGGCAATGCTCTGCCGAATCCAGCGATGGAAGTTCTGCACGCCCTTCTGATCCAGCGCCCGTTCCTCGTTGCGGAGCAGATCCGACCATTTCAACGCCCAGAAATCCGCGAACTCCGTCCGTTGCAGCAATTCGTCGATCAGCTTCGCCCGCTTGTCGGCGCCTTGACTCCGAACAAACGCACGCGCTTCCTCTGCCGCCGGCAGAATCCCCAGCAAATCCAGATAAGCGCGCCGGACAAACACTTCATCGCCGCATAACTCGGAAGGGTTCATCCGCAACTGGCGCAACTTCGCGAACCCGTGTTCGTCGATGTAATTCTTCGCGGAAGGATTTCGCCAGATGAAGCCCGCTCGCGCGGGCACGAACGCCAGACGGACCGGGACCTGACATTGGAGATAACGGACCAGAACGGTGACTTCGCCGAATCCCTGGCGTTCCACGAGTCCGTCCGGGGAAATTCTGGCCAGGCTGTTGCTCGGCTCATAAACCGCAATCCGAGTGACGTCCCGTCTGGAGCCATCGGAAAAAGTTGCCTGGACGCGCAACGGCACGGTCTCCGCCAGGTCGAGCAGAATCTCTTCCGTTGGCGTGACCTCAATCTTCCGCAGCCTGGGAGTGTCCGCCGCATCGGGGCGCGCGCCGCCCGCAATCCAGTCGCGAAGCGTTTGATATTCCCATGATTCTTTGCCGAACCGCTTGCCGCCTTCGTGAGAAATCGCAGTGGCGGGTTTGAGCAGAACCAGGCTCTGGTCAGGGGCCGAAGCGTTCACGCGCCGGCCAAATTGATCGCGAGTGAGCGCGTGGAAGTCCCACTCCGGATCCTCGCCGCGCAGGGAGAGTTTGAATCCCGCTTTGCCATTGGCGTTGCCGTGGCACGCGCCCGCGTTGCAGCCCGCCTTGGACAGAACCGCCACCACATCGTTCCGGAAGGAAATCTCAGCA
This portion of the Verrucomicrobiota bacterium genome encodes:
- a CDS encoding prepilin-type N-terminal cleavage/methylation domain-containing protein, producing the protein MRKLLAAQIFNHASALPCDMRSTAKLKGSSCLAFTLPELLVAIAILGVLASLLLPALSGAKGSAYFVKCKSNTRKLGLALRMYVDDKGFYPRTEPGGPWRHWSKSVNGYLDQPVVNRRWTDNREFVIWPPSVFVCPSDTRRKWHGSGGSYGYNSSGISLNGTVGNGNRDAERAPTGLGGAGVYRAKLGPLFPNPVSESFVISPGEMIAFGDAYEFGQRSPINLKRDLYDTLGYIVREGGVGDLTGSLAAISSDEGGRPTGWKRHRRRLSVVFCDGHVEGLKVQTLFFSKQDKDLRLWNVDNQPHSEVLRYTK
- a CDS encoding DUF1501 domain-containing protein encodes the protein MSKPIHSFACPGFHASRLSRRHALKVGGLGMLGLTMPGLLRAEAMKKGPPARAKSVIFLYQFGGPSHLETFDMKPEAPEGIRGLHKPMASNVPGIQVAERLPRMAKVMDKVTLIRSMHHTMKNHNSASYYALTGHAPPVDDIRLKDSIELFPAYGSVVDQLAPVSGAVPTFVAYPYVIRDGSVTPGQHASFLGKVHDPFLFTQDPNSPDFSLPELTLPANLSYERLAQRRELQKVIDAQSRLLEYSATAQGLDDYYQKALAMLHSTKLREAFNLSAEPDKVRDGYGRHTYGQSCLLARRLVEAGVKFVTVYFSDSIGGQSTTNGGWDTHGFNNTRMFPIIEKRHLPITDQTLPTLLEDLDQRGLLDSTLVLWVGEFGRTPKVNANISRDHWPQCYTALLAGGGVKRGFVYGASDKHGAYPAENLVRPDDLSATVFYLLGIDPHTEVRAVGNRPVHISEGNPVMGVLA
- a CDS encoding DUF1553 domain-containing protein → MTPAPDQSDARELEPKAVPVASARWLASAALSFLLDRRQGLQKATKRNVIRQLSSVGAAIALLVLADARAAEISFRNDVVAVLSKAGCNAGACHGNANGKAGFKLSLRGEDPEWDFHALTRDQFGRRVNASAPDQSLVLLKPATAISHEGGKRFGKESWEYQTLRDWIAGGARPDAADTPRLRKIEVTPTEEILLDLAETVPLRVQATFSDGSRRDVTRIAVYEPSNSLARISPDGLVERQGFGEVTVLVRYLQCQVPVRLAFVPARAGFIWRNPSAKNYIDEHGFAKLRQLRMNPSELCGDEVFVRRAYLDLLGILPAAEEARAFVRSQGADKRAKLIDELLQRTEFADFWALKWSDLLRNEERALDQKGVQNFHRWIRQSIAEGKPMNQFVRELIATRGSTYASPAANYYRANRDPVSRAEATAQVFLGTRLQCAQCHNHPFDRWTQDDYYNWTALFSRVQYKVLENRRQDSNDSHEFKGEQIVFVARKGEVKNPRTGKPASPHMLGTTTHEPDYVSRLTNYDPGSDALDELAAWMTAPENPFFARAQVNRIWFHLMGRGIVDPIDDFRATNPASHAELLEALARDFIAHDFDLRHVIRLIMNSRTYQLSSEPNETNREDEMNYSRALVRRLSAEQMMDCQTQVAGVPSKFQGYPAGMRAAELPGARPERVRGQRGGPKGNDQFLIVFGKPQRLLTCECERSTETTMSQAFQMISGPTVNDLLTNSENRLTALLASGKSDAEMIDELYWTALTRAPGATELERAQKHLDAAKDRRAALEDLLWGLLNAKEFVLRK